The Brassica oleracea var. oleracea cultivar TO1000 chromosome C7, BOL, whole genome shotgun sequence sequence TCATCTTCGGTTAGAGAAGGATTTAAACGTACAACAAGAGTCCAAAGGTGTGGAAGGTACATTAGTTGATGGGAAAGGTAACCGCCAAAGTAGACGCAGGATTGATAACATTATGGTTGATCTGGCCAAATCCATTGAGAAAGAGAAGAAGATTTCTGTCAAGGTTTGTTTTGCTCTGTGTGTGCTTTGGCTTATTTTGTTCCTTATTGTTTCTTATTTTAGAAACTTTGCTTTGCAGATGCTTAAGGAGGTTGGGGAGCTGTTAAGCCTCACTCTCAGCCAGGCTCAGAACCGTCAACAGTTGTCTGGTTTGACGAGATTCCGTCGCATTGATGTGACACCATCGCTAGATCCTCTAAATGGTGAGTGAATAAATTGATAGAACTTGAAAAATGGAAATGGGTTCTACAAGTTGATATGGCTCGTTTAGCTGTTAGAAGTTACATTCTTTTTGTGACTAATGGGTTGGTGCAACCCTTCCCTATAAGTATATATTTGTTTTTTTCACAGCAACTCTCATTATGGAATGGATTCTGAAAACTTATGTTCATCTCTATCCAGGGCTATATATTGGCGCACATGGGCTTAATACATCAGAAGTGATTCATTTAAAACGCAAATTTGGCCAGTGGAAAGGTGGAAAGGAGTCTAAGAAGTCAAAGGATATTGAATTTTATGAATATGTTGAAGCTGTGAAACTAACTGGAGATCCTTATGTGCCTGCTGGGAAGGTTAGTTTCTTTGTTTGTTCTAGTATATGAGGTATTAGCACAAATATGGAAACTCTTAGTTTAAATGGTCAGTGGAAAGAGCTTGTGCCTGCTTACAGTAGTTGAAGGTGAAAGCTAATAGAAGAATGAAATAGCATATTACGTTACCAATCATGGTTCCTTCATTTACTTTTATGACACAAGAAAGGAAAGGTCATAACGGGTGGCCTTATAAAAGTGGTATGTGATGATAGGTAGCCTTTCGCGCAAAGATTGGTAGACGTTATGAGCTTCCACATAGAGGTCTCATCCCTGAAGAATTTGGAGTGGTATGCTTACAACACTATCCAAATTTATCATTTAACTCTATTTTGTGTAGCATCATAATGGAGTTTTTCTTTGAATATATAGATTGCTAGATACAAAGGACAAGGTAGGCTTGCTGATCCTGGATTTCGTAATCCAAGATGGGTGGACGGCGAGCTTGTTATCCTGGATGGCAAGGTTCCTCTCCTCATCTCTCACTAAACTTAAAACTAGCTTTTTGATGTTCCAAACTCAAATGTTTTGAGTGATATGTTTGTTAAATTGTATGGGTTTTGATGCAGTATGTTAAAGGAGGACCTGTCGTTGGATTTGTCTATTGGGCACCTGAATATCACTTTGTTATGTTCTTCAACCGCCTGAAGCTTCAAGCCTAGTGCTTTTTTTTGTCTTCTCGCTCTACAATCGAGGAAGAGTTTTCTTCTGGTTATACACATTGTAAGTTTACTCAGAAAGGTGATTAGAATGGTTTCACTATTTGTAGATTCATGGAATCAACTTATGCCTAAGATAAGATTAGGTCAAGTTCAGGGTTCACTCTTTATCTTTCTGGACCAGTAATGAGCTTGGCTTAAGGCACCTAGATTACGGCCAGAATTAACACGGCAGAGTATGTGATCATGCAGTGAAGTAGTCGGATTCTGAGACTTTTTGTCAGAAAAGAAACTGGATTGTAAGGTTGGAGAAGTAGGTATAGATATGTGTAAATTTAATGTATGTTCACTTCTCAGAGATTGCTACTCGGATGTAAACATGATAAAGAGTTGTTCTAATGTACATTTTCAGTCTATACAACGCAGGAATCTTGGTCTTGTTAGATGTCTTTTGTTGCAACAACTGGAAAAGAACACAAGCTTATAATATGTGATTCCAATAGGGAGAAACATCAAAGGAAACGATTGATCTTAGAGTTTTATCATTCCATTACACAGAAAAAAAGAAAGAAAATGGGCAACTCAGGAAGTGGCTGCGGTGGAGGTGGTCGGAGAGTGATCTCAACCTTGTCGTGAACGCCTTGGAGCAAGAGTTCTCCAGGGAATGCCACTATCTTGCGCTTCTTATCGGCTCTCGAAGTCCCAACCAAAGCTTCAAAGATGTTGGCACATTGATCGTCATTAAACAAGACTCCAAACGTTATCTAATTCCTCCACAAATCAAAATCGTCAGGATCTTTTATGTTTTCAGTAAACATTTCACATCAAGATTTTAGATCTCAGAGAAGAGTAGGTGGAAATGAGGATACAGATTCCACATAAAATCTAAGAGCATCCACGAAGACTTGAGGATAAATAGAGAGAAAGACCTTATAAGAACCAAGACGATGGATCTCTTCCGCAAGCTCCTCTTCTACTAAAAGACCCCAACATCCCTTTCACATTTTCCTTACACAACATACACTCAACTGGTTGAACTAATCTCACTTATGTCCTTTTCATCTACACTTGCGTATTTTGCGAATAAGATTCTAAAATACCCTCTTAACAATATCCCGAAAAAGCTTCCCTTTTAATCAAAAATTGAAAAGTATATTCCTCATGGACCTTGTAGAACACGGTGTAACAAGAGCTTGATGATTAAGCAAAACTATAGATATATAATAATTAACTTCAAATAAATAAAATAAAAATGTCATCTTTATCATTCATAATACTTTAGAGAGAGAGGAGGCATCTCTATCTGTCTTCTCCCAACACAGTACCCACGAAATCGACCCAAAGTCTCCACCTTTCGATCCAATCCATGGCCGTTGAACAAGTAACCGACGACTCTCCTCCCTCTTCCACTCCCAAAGCCTCGCCTTTAGGATCCTCCGTGATTCCCATCGTCAACAAGCTTCAAGACATATTCGCTCAGCTCGGAAGCCACTCTTCGATCGAGCTTCCTCAGGTAGCCGTCGTCGGGAGCCAGAGCAGCGGCAAGTCCAGCGTCCTCGAAGCTCTCGTCGGCAGAGACTTCCTCCCTCGCGGCAACGACATCTGCACTCGCCGACCTCTCGTCCTCCAGCTAGTCCAGACCAAAAGCAAGTCTAGTGGAGGATCATCCGACGACGAGTGGGGAGAGTTCCTCCACTTGCCTAGCAACCATCGTATCTACGACTTCTCAGAGATTCGCCGCGAAATTGAGGTACTTTTTGGATTCATATCATACCCTTTGTATTGCCTTTTTAAAGTTACAATCTTTTTTTTTTTGTGTAGGCTGAGACGAATAGGTTAGCAGGTGGGAACAAAGGTGTTAAGGACAAGCAGATTCGTTTGAAGATATTTTCTCCCAATGTGTTGGATATCACGCTTGTTGATCTTCCTGGGATCACTAAGGTGCCTGTGGGTGACCAGCCGACTGATATTGAAGCGCGTATTAGAACCATGATCTTGTCTTACATCAAGCAGCCTAGCTGTTTGATACTGGCTGTTACTCCTGCTAATTCGGATTTGGCGAACTCGGATGCGCTTCAGATTGCAAGGAACGCTGATCCTGATGGTAAGTAGAAGACTAATGATCTGTTTAATGGGCTTTTACTGACGTTACTCATCTTTACTTTTTACTGTCTCCAGGTCACAGAACTATAGGTGTTATCACAAAGGTACATATGCTTACTATCATTGTAGTTTGGTTCTGTTTTTCCTTTATTTAAGTATGTTTGGTCTCGATGTTTGCAGTTGGATATCATGGACAAAGGAACGGATGCTCGTAATCTACTTCTTGGAAACGTTGTGCCTTTACGACTTGGATATGTGGGAGTCGTAAACCGTTGTCAGGAGGTAAAGCTGTGGTCTTGTGCTGATATGTCTTACGTTTGTCTTGCTTTAATATAGTATTCCGACTCTTCCTTTAATTTTTTTACTATTCTTCATGTATTTGTACTTCGACTACTTAGACTCAAACCACATCAGACCAATGCTGGTGATGGATTATTTATGTGGCTCTGCATTCACACAGCGTTTAAACTTTCTTTGGTCTTGATAAACAGGATATTTTACTAAACCGTTCAGTCAAGGATGCACTAACCGCAGAAGAGAAGTTCTTCCAGAGTCGTCCAGTATGATTTCATCAATTTTCCCACTCCCTTCCTGATATTCTTTCGATTTGTCCTGATTCGAGTTTTTTTTGGGGTATCTCACAGGCTTATCATGGTCTTGCTGATCGTGTGGGTATCCCTCAGCTAGCTAAGAAGCTAAATCAGGTATGCATGATGAACTTTTTTTGTTGTTACTGACTAGTTTCTTTTCCTTTTAATAGTTTTCGTATCTGGTATTGGTATGTATTATATTAGACCATGACTAATAGAAGCTAGCCTTTCTGTTGCATGTTTTTCTAGATTCTTGTTCAGCATATCAAGGCTCTGCTTCCTGATTTGAAATCACGTATAAGTAATGCTTTGGTCGCTACAGCTAAGGAGCATCAAAGCTATGGTGAAATTACAGAGTCCAGGGTATGTGTTCATTACCCAATTTGCGGCTCATCTACTGATTTTTTTTGTTAACAATGACACTGGTATTGGCTTTGGTAACGTACCATTTGTTCCACTTTATAATGTCTTTTGCTCAATCTTTTCGTTTTGAGTAGAAATTTTCTCTTCCAGACTATTTGCTCATGCATAAGCCCTCTCTGTTCATGACATTCATGGAGTATTTTATTTTTAGACTACAACATAAAAGAATCTACATCTGGTAGAACTTTCATTCGAAGGTGTTCTTATTTGTAGAATATTGTTGGCCAATATGTAGTTAGCTTATTCTAAATATTTACATTTTAAATCGAAAATCGTAATATGCTTCTTTTTCATTTCTTTATGAATTGCTTAGTCTTTTGAACTTATCTTATTCTTTGGGTCTTTACTGTCCTTGAAATCTGTAGGCTGGTCAAGGAGCTCTTCTCCTCAACTTTCTTTCAAAATACTGTGAAGGTAATATCTAAAGAAGATATTTTAGTTGAGACAATGGCTCTTTGTTTTATGTTTTTTTTTAGCTGATAGTGAACCTCATGGTTAACTTTTTGAAACAGCATACTCTTCATTGTTGGAAGGGAAAAGTGAAGAAATGTCTACATCCGAGCTCTCCGGAGGAGCAAGAATTCACCATATTTTCCAATCAATCTTTGTTAAGAGTTTGGAGGTTCGCTTGCACAACTTTAGCCTTTTCTAATCAATTCTTACTTAATCTGTATATGCTTCCCGAGCTACTGAGGTGGATTTCTTTTTGAATTTAGACTGATGAACTTCCTTTACATTGCTTTTCAGGAGGTTGATCCGTGCGAAGACTTGACAGATGATGATATTCGGACTGCGATCCAGAATGCAACTGGTCCAAGATCCGCATTATTTGTTCCGGCCGTAGTTTTCGTGATTTTTTTCTAAGCATGTTTGGATGCATATCTAATTATAATCTATTGACTTCAATCTTTTCTGCATAGGTTCCATTTGAAGTTCTTGTAAGGAGGCAGATATCTCGTTTGTTAGATCCTAGCCTGCAGTGTGCCAGGTTCATTTTTGATGAGCTCATAAAGGTGAGGTTTGTTTTTTGGTTGTTGATAAATATGATAATCTTAGTTTCATTTTCTTCACAAA is a genomic window containing:
- the LOC106306294 gene encoding dynamin-related protein 3A-like isoform X2; this translates as MAVEQVTDDSPPSSTPKASPLGSSVIPIVNKLQDIFAQLGSHSSIELPQVAVVGSQSSGKSSVLEALVGRDFLPRGNDICTRRPLVLQLVQTKSKSSGGSSDDEWGEFLHLPSNHRIYDFSEIRREIEAETNRLAGGNKGVKDKQIRLKIFSPNVLDITLVDLPGITKVPVGDQPTDIEARIRTMILSYIKQPSCLILAVTPANSDLANSDALQIARNADPDGHRTIGVITKLDIMDKGTDARNLLLGNVVPLRLGYVGVVNRCQEDILLNRSVKDALTAEEKFFQSRPAYHGLADRVGIPQLAKKLNQILVQHIKALLPDLKSRISNALVATAKEHQSYGEITESRAGQGALLLNFLSKYCEAYSSLLEGKSEEMSTSELSGGARIHHIFQSIFVKSLEEVDPCEDLTDDDIRTAIQNATGPRSALFVPAVPFEVLVRRQISRLLDPSLQCARFIFDELIKISHKCMMNELQRFPVLRKRMDEVIGDFLRGGLEPSEAMIGDLIDMEMDYINISHPNFIGGTKAVEAAMQHVKSSRIPHPVARPKDTVEPDRTSSQVKSRSFLGRQANGIVVDQGVVSADAEKAAPAANASESRWGIPSIFRGSNNQGATKENILNKPFSEDVEDTSQNNSSMIYLKEPPAVLRPSETHTEQEDIEIQITKLLLKSYYDIVRKNIEDLVPKAIMHFLVNHTKRELHNVFIKKLYRENLFEEMLQEPDEIAGKRKHTQETLHILQQAYRTLDELPLEAGSVSNGGTDTTGVSKYLDLPTSSSMYSMSSSPYSASRGNGRRYRRAGDQHQNGYGF
- the LOC106306294 gene encoding dynamin-related protein 3A-like isoform X1, whose amino-acid sequence is MAVEQVTDDSPPSSTPKASPLGSSVIPIVNKLQDIFAQLGSHSSIELPQVAVVGSQSSGKSSVLEALVGRDFLPRGNDICTRRPLVLQLVQTKSKSSGGSSDDEWGEFLHLPSNHRIYDFSEIRREIEAETNRLAGGNKGVKDKQIRLKIFSPNVLDITLVDLPGITKVPVGDQPTDIEARIRTMILSYIKQPSCLILAVTPANSDLANSDALQIARNADPDGHRTIGVITKLDIMDKGTDARNLLLGNVVPLRLGYVGVVNRCQEDILLNRSVKDALTAEEKFFQSRPAYHGLADRVGIPQLAKKLNQILVQHIKALLPDLKSRISNALVATAKEHQSYGEITESRAGQGALLLNFLSKYCEAYSSLLEGKSEEMSTSELSGGARIHHIFQSIFVKSLEEVDPCEDLTDDDIRTAIQNATGPRSALFVPAVPFEVLVRRQISRLLDPSLQCARFIFDELIKISHKCMMNELQRFPVLRKRMDEVIGDFLRGGLEPSEAMIGDLIDMEMDYINISHPNFIGGTKAVEAAMQHVKSSRIPHPVARPKQDTVEPDRTSSQVKSRSFLGRQANGIVVDQGVVSADAEKAAPAANASESRWGIPSIFRGSNNQGATKENILNKPFSEDVEDTSQNNSSMIYLKEPPAVLRPSETHTEQEDIEIQITKLLLKSYYDIVRKNIEDLVPKAIMHFLVNHTKRELHNVFIKKLYRENLFEEMLQEPDEIAGKRKHTQETLHILQQAYRTLDELPLEAGSVSNGGTDTTGVSKYLDLPTSSSMYSMSSSPYSASRGNGRRYRRAGDQHQNGYGF